The window GCCTCAAGGCCACACACACAACATACAAGTCACCTGTCAAATGCAGCCTGCTCTGACACCCAGGCAGCATGGATTTAGGCAGCTACTAACACAGTGAGCCTGAGGACTGACTATGCCtaggttttaatatttttctacgAGCGTGGCCAATAACAAGCTCAACaagaaaatactcagaaaataaattgtccTTTAGTACACAAGAGATCACAACAGTTTGCCCTTGCTGTAAGTGCAAGAGGGAGCATTATCCTTCAAGGGCTTCTTGCTAATTCTCAGGGCTATTAAAAGGAGAGCTCCAAAGTATGCATCTGAAGCTCAACACTCTTCCGCCCTTTTAGATAGCAATATATCCTGTTACTTTATGCTTCCCATCTCCCAAAGCATTCACAAGGTAAATCCTCTCACGAAGAAGCCAGAATGGTAAACAAAAGCCTTAAAGAAAAAGTCACCATTGCTATGCAGATTACAGCCAGGTGAACTTCCTGTTCACTGGGGAATCAGCACTGCATTCTCCTCCCACAAAAACCCAGCCTTGCAACCATTTTAGTGTCCTGAATGGTTCCAGTTCCCTCTGGGGTAAgtgcaaaaatgaaatttacttTAGCACTTTACCTCTACTATATTGGGGTGGGCTTTAACCCCCACTATAATGGAGTGGTCTTGACCAAGGTATGGAATGGTTACATTAGTCCAAGGTCCTTTGTTCCTAATCTGCCCTCCAAAGTCCACGCTGCCTGGGAGAACACCACTGAGGGTCTCAGCATAAGCAGTTCAAATGAAATCTCCGCTGCCAGAGCTCACCAAGAGACAAGGGATAAGGCCACGCTGACAGACAGGCTGCCGAGCAGTAACCAGTCTCTGCTTGtgggagaaagcaaaagcaacaggGTCAGGCACTGCCAGGGAAATGATCTGTGATCTGTGATCAATGGGCACATGATTGAATTCTACGCATGTAACTCACAGGGACAGAGAGGTTGGCTACCTCCACTGCAGGGGTTCATTTAGCCCAGGAGATCATTCTGCCTCAATCTTCCCAAGTGCCAGCAGGATGAGGTCTGAGAAGATCACAAACCTGCTAGCCCAGAGCATCCCCACCCCCCCGTCTCCAGGGTTGCCAAGCTCTGGTTCATCTCAGCAGGCACCACAAAATGCGTATGTGCCACAGAAATGTTTACAGACAACTCATGTGGAGGCAAGGTCTTTGTGTGAATTTAAACTGCTAGGGTCATGCTCCAAGCTCCAAACAGAAAGTCATAGAGGAACAGTTAGCACAGTCCAGCTGAGTGCCTTTTTCTTCACGTTAGGGCCAGAGAAGTGGTCAGAAGCAGGAAGCAAGAGAGGCGTACCCTTCACCTCCTTATAAGGATTGTTCACCGGATGAAAAGGGATAAGAGGCAATAAGGGACACTCAGTAAGTCAATACCTCTTTCTGCACAGACACATTCCAAGTGCAGCTGCTCCTCAATTATCTGCTGGTTATAGAAAGTGCCACTTGAGGAAACCAAACAGTGCAAAGAAGGACATGGTCTTCACCTTAAACTGGGGCACATAATCAGGAGCGTACACACCGAATGTGGCGTGGATCTCAGGGGACACCCCCAACCCTGCTACCATCCATCCATTCTTCAGAGATAATCCACAGTGAATTTGCGTCACTCGGCCAACATCCCCCAGCTGCCTGCCGTGTAACTGGAGTCAGGGGTAGGTATGATCTGTGCATGCTGCACACGCATCTAAAAACAGTAGCTAGGACAAggcttttccctctgcttctgcaTCTTAGCCCAACCCGTAACCCCTGTGCCATGATCCCAGGCTCTTCCAGCCAGACCTTTCATATGATTACTGCAGGGGCAGCAACATACACAAagggtttaaaacaaaaatcaacaaaaaccccacccacaagaaaagagaaaccaTCAACACCAAAACTTTGTGATTTCAGCTGAAACTCAAGTCCAGGCAATAATACAGTTGCCGGCTGCTGAGGAACACATGGTATTCCTCCAGAACACATTTAGCACGTTCATTCACCTGCCAGCACAGGTCATCTACCCCAAAAGCAGCCAGTAGAGACTGAAGTATTCCTTGGCTTCCTGGCTTGAGAAAACAGACCTAAGTCAGGCAGCTCCACAGTGATTGGGTTGAGAGGAGATGGGATCACTATGTTATTAGCAACACAACCAACCAAAATGCTACCTACCAAAAATGCGGCTAGCAGAATTGTCTACTCTCCCACAGACTCCCTTCTCCCatagagggagggaggaaggtaGTTTCCATAAAGTAACAATAACATTGGACAACAATCTTGTTTTCCCCTCAAAGTCCACTATTACACGTTGCTTCAAAACATCTTACTTGGTACATTTACCTGCTGTCTCGTGTCACAATCCATAATCAGAGCAGAAACACTTTGAGGGAAGTAAGCCAAGCCTTCAAACCAACAGACCCAGGTTGCAGAAAGACTGATGAGATTGAAAATGACACTGTCTTCTTACCCAGTTGGACAGACAGGGATGGAATAACAACTTTAGGGGTCAAGAGATGAAGGGATCTTACAAAGCCCTACAGCAATGTTGCTCACAAAGGCACTTAATACAAGCATGTATACAGCTGGATGGCAtagaatatagaaaaaaaaaaaatgcaccagAGAGGAGGGAGCCGCTCAGTGAGTGCCTAGACAGCCTCTTTCAGCCAAAGGGTCTGGCTTCTGCTGTGGTCCATCTGTTATCTGAATTAAAAGTTCACCCTCCTGACTTCTCTGAAATGTTGCACGTAGGTACAAGCCAGGGATTCCTTAACCTTTGCAGGAACCAGTGCACACTCTGAAGTCCAGCAGTGGGTTCCTCTTGATGCCAGGGTTCACGGCTAATGAAAACTCAAGTTCTCAAAGCCTTGTGTTCTTCTtcctgctgagctgagctgcaCAAAGTTTCCCACAGTGGAAAAAGGCAGCAGGCTCCTTCTCTCCAGGTTCGTGCATATGGCTTACTGCTTTCTGCATCTTATTGCTGGCTGGCAGCACGTGAAGAACCATTCTGCCTGGGAAAGCCTCTGATGTTGTCAGTGACGGTATAGGCAGCCCATGCACCGACCGCAAAGGAAGGGTGTGGGAGGAGGGAGTCCTAGTTTCGGGAAGGGGCCATTCCCCTGCTAAAGAAAGTCAGTCACGGTCATGTGCAGAAAGAGGGCTGTCACACGATATCTTCAGCAGAGCGCTGTGGAGGAGAAGACCCCAGGCTCAAGAAATGGCCCCAGTTGCATAGGAAACCCCTGTTATACTGGCCAGTGTCTATCACTAACCCACCCAGGAGCCTGCGCCCAGTGTTGTCCCGCAGCGCCAGCCGAGCTTCCCTCTCAGTCACGTTGTAGCTGATGTTCAACAGCTGGATAAGAAGGATGTATCCCATGCCAGCTGTTACAATGGCACAGTACCACACACAGGTGAACgacagagcagagctggcagcaggaaaAAGATGGGAAGGAAGCCATTTAGTTTTGGAGCAGCTGCTTTAGAGTGACTTTCCCTGGTAATCACTATCCTTTCAAATCCCTATCTACATCTGCCACAGTGATCTCACTTTGCAGCTTTCATCAGATAATCCTTAAAGGCTTTCTCAAAATTAAAGCTTCAGGGCTTACTTAATGAGAGCTTTTAGTGCTACCAGAACTACTCTTGCACATTGCTATCGCACTACCTAGCTCTTTACTCTTACCGTTGCAAAGGTACTCAGTCCTTATTGAAGGACACAACGATGCTCACTCTCAATCAATCATGAAATGGAGTACAGAAGGTAGAGTCACTTGTGCTAAAGCACTCTGCCCATTGGTGGTAGCGCCACTCTCTGAACTCATGTCCAATGCTTCTCACCACCCTCCCTGCCAGACAAGGCATGTTAACACTGTCTGTTCTAAGCAGATAACTTGGAGGGAGAGTCACTAGATAAACAGTGAgggatgagagagagagagaacatgCATTCCAGACTGTCAGAGCATTACCTGCAACTAGGGGCAAACATATTTAAGGGTGTATCTATATAGAACACAATAAAGATTTCAAATCCAAGCTCTTCCAACAACTTTTTCCGAAGTAAATGGTGAGCTCTCTCCAAGTCTCGGGCTCCCCACCTCGGCAAAAGCAGCGATGCATCCCTGACTTCCTGAACTTTTCAGGGAGCACTTTTTGGTCAGGTTTGACAGCCAACAGCACTGGCCTGGAGCGCAGAATGAGGAACAGGAGCTAAGATGCCTAACCAAGCCCGCTCCCACCCCAGCTCTCTCCCAGACAGATGTCTCACCTGTAGTCAGAATAGGCCCCGGGGCAGTAGAACAACGCCACGAATGGAGTTCGGCCCCTACAGACGGTGTGCAGGGTCAATGTAATCCCATACACAGAGGTGAGCATGAAGAAGGAGAGTGCAAGGATGAATGCTTGATGGTTCTGCTCCCCTACACAGCTGTTAATCctccaaaaggaaagaagagattactttgcttaaaaagaaaagaagctggCTTCCcttgcctcctccctcccccagctgtCAGAGAACCCCATTTCCAAGGTGCTTTTATATAACACAGGCCAAGAACTTTGAAACATGTTCAAAAAAGCTTTATAGCTTTCTAGAGAAGTGTTATAGGCACAAGTCAATAGACCAGTAGGGTAATGGTGGTGGACTGTTGGCCTCAGACTTCTAGCAAGTGTAGCATCCTTCGCTGAGACACAAAAACCAGATGAAATCCAGTAGAGAACCAAAGGCAATTCTGAAGTATGCTGTAGAAGTTATGAGCTGTCAGGTCATCCCACTTATAATAATATTGTTTAAAGCATTCTTTAAAACAgtaaatttgtctttaaaaatttaCTGTTTTAAAGAATATCACCAGGTGACAGCAACCCCATTTGACAGGGATggtaaaaaaaagatgttaacttaaaggggggcaggggggaaagagagagagagaacacaTATGTAACCTCAGCAGTGCAAAACCTACCAGACACAGTGATGGTCCAGTCTCCTTACACACCTGCCACAAAGCCGGCAGTGCCCTGCTCGGGCTGGTCTGACCAGCTGGCATTTAGCGCACCAGTCCTTTTTCACACCTTCTGGCTCCCCAGCTGACATCCTGGAATAGCCTTTGGCCTCCCCATTCACAGCACGGCCGCTGGCAGCGCCTGACACGGTGACGCCATGGAGCCCGTTGGAGCTCCCTCTAACACTCTTGTTGGGCAAAACCTGGTGCGATGACTTCTCGTTGCTTGCTGGGATGGGAAGGTAGCCAGGGTCTTTCTTGGCTCGAGACAGAGCTGCAAGCATAAGAATTAACCCACACGTGAGAGCAACCACCTGGGAATAGCCCACGTAGCCTCGGGGAACCACCTCCTGGAGAAACACATAGTACATGTAGCCCAAGGAGAAGAGCCCTAGGCTCAAGAAGAAGAGAGTCCGTTCCTTCCTCCTGTGGGTGAGGTAGTAATACCACAGCACCACCACGGGCAGCGATGTCAAGACGACGAGCCCCAGCAGGAAGTGCAGAGCGGCAACGTGGAGGAAGACGGGCAGCAGAACCAGAGGCGGCACGAGGCTGACATTGATCTTCACGGCCCCTGCGAACCAAGGGACCCGCAGTCGGTCCGCCACGGTGTCGGCAATTCTTTCCAGAGCTCCCGGGGGCAGGGATCTGCACGTCAGCCACCTGTTGGGGGGAACACGGACAGCGGCTAGCAGACGGACAGCGGCTAGCAGACGGACAGCGGCTAGCAGACGGACAGCGGCTAGCAGACGGACAGCGGCTAGCAGACGGACAGCGGCTAGCAGACGGACAGCGGCGCACCCGAGGCCCTTCCCCTGCCTCGTCCCGCTCCCGCAGCCTGCCCCAAGGTGCGCACACCCCGGCCGCCAACCCGGggcggcccccgcccgccctcTCTCCCGTCGAGTTTCCCCAGAAGCGGGGCGcagctccccttcccttcccctcccctccggGCGCCAGCCTCCCGGGGGTACCGGCTGCCCGCGGGGCTTCCCGCGAGGCGAGGGACGCCCAGCGCCCCCGCTGGGAGGGGGGGTCTCGCAGCCGGGCGGCGCCCAGGGAGGCGGGgacccggcggggcgggggtcGCGGAGCCGTTACCTCTCGCAGCCCTCGTCCAGGTCCTCGCAGTCGCAGCAGCACGCCGCCAGGTGGTTCCTCTCGCCCCTCCGGTCCACGTACTCGCAGCAGCAGAGGGGCTCCTCCatcgccgcccgccccgccgcgcccttCCCCGCGaccctcccgccgccgccgggccggggaCGCGGCTCACACGGCAGCGCCGCCGCGGCAgccgccccgcccccctcccAGCCGCAGGTGCCTCGCACCCGCCACCGCCTCCTCCACAGCGGCCCCGCCCCCTTCGGCAGAGCCCGGTCGCCATTGGCCGCCCGCGCCCCAAGCGTCTCCCGAACGCGGAGGTGtgcgggaggaggggggggtATTGAGGCACCCTCCCGCCCCGGGCCCATCCACCTGACGGGGGAATGGCCCAATGCCTGCCCGGGTCGGGCGGGGCTGGCCGTGACGCGGTAGCACCTGGCTTAAAGGGCCAGCGCAACAGGTGGCGGCCgcaggaggcggcggcggcaccgcgGGGTCCCGGCGGCACCAGCTCCCGCGGCCGGAAGAGACCTCGACTCCAGCTCCGCCTCCCCGGGGGAAACAAGACTCGAGGCGCCTTGCTGCTCCCCGGGGTTACACACGCACGGCTGGGAAAGTTTCCCACCCAGCACAATAGCCTACCTGTTTAAACCTACCCCGCAGAGGGTTTCACCCCAGGACCCTGAGTTTTGGGGCTCAAGCacctccacacacaccccctaACCTACTCTGGGCTGCAGGGTAAGGGGCTCAGCTGTTTGCACCACTGCATCGCACCAGTCTGAGCCTACAGGGACGGTACTGTTTcccttgcttttaatttttattttcatcttctctctctctcagcccGCTTAGAAAAAGCTTGAAGCCAGAAGAAAAGGTGTTTCATCATCAGTGGGCACGCTGTGCTAAAGAACTGAAGAGCAGCCCTTGATCAAGGGAAAATACTGAGGGCTGAAATTTCTCTGGGAGAGCTAGAAACATATGGCAGAAGGCAGACTGCCAAAGCTCACAGTATGCAAGAGATTTAGCAAAGAGGTATCAAGCATTTTGCTGTTTAGTTaattaatcttaaaaatattcatcCTTAAAGATGGTGACTTGTTTTACATGTTCCCCATGGctaaaaaaatcatacaaagaTCCTGTGGCTGTGAAACCACTACCTGTTTTCTCCAAAATGCTCTTCACTGATAGTCATTTTTTAAGTTGACATAAAAAGCTGTGATTTCATTAAAGATGAGCCCACCTCAACGtgttcctccctcctccaaaaTTTGCAGATCCATTAACCAGCCGTAGAACTGCCCTTTCTCACTCACCATGGGATCTGAGAGCTCCGCTCTGTTGGTAAGCAAGACTCCCCAGGATGAGAGACAGATCACCAGGCTACGGGAATGCAGAACCCAACTTACTTCGTCCAGAAACCTTTATTCAGTGCAGCTTTTGAGCCAAATAGTAAAGAGTCCGAAGGTGACAGTTACAATCCCTACCCCACAAGTCCTCACACACACATCTGTTCTTCCGACATCTTGAACAGAAAGTTGATGTGGGTATTAACTCTCCGTCTTGCCGCTCTGTGTCCTGTTCAAGTGGTCAAAGCTTCTTTGGAGTATGGAAAGGGAGACCTTTAGCTGTGAACATACAACCATCATACCCCCCAATTACGTAAGTCAGTCTCCTACACGGGTGAGTGATATCAGGAAAACAAtgtctccctcctccttttcttgtaAAGATTTCATGcaatttcctcctccctctttctAGAAAGAGTTGCCTTACTGTGCTCTCCTAACAGCTATACTCTGTACAGTTTATAATTACTAACAGTCCAGTATGATAAAGTCTTAACACCTTGCCAGGCAACAGTGCGGAAGATAAGCCACCCCACTCATTTTTAGTCACAGTTAATGTTCGTGGCAAATACTCTAAGGAACATGGCAGCAAagcatgaattttcttttaatacct of the Grus americana isolate bGruAme1 chromosome 1, bGruAme1.mat, whole genome shotgun sequence genome contains:
- the ZDHHC23 gene encoding palmitoyltransferase ZDHHC23 isoform X1, with translation MEEPLCCCEYVDRRGERNHLAACCCDCEDLDEGCERWLTCRSLPPGALERIADTVADRLRVPWFAGAVKINVSLVPPLVLLPVFLHVAALHFLLGLVVLTSLPVVVLWYYYLTHRRKERTLFFLSLGLFSLGYMYYVFLQEVVPRGYVGYSQVVALTCGLILMLAALSRAKKDPGYLPIPASNEKSSHQVLPNKSVRGSSNGLHGVTVSGAASGRAVNGEAKGYSRMSAGEPEGVKKDWCAKCQLVRPARAGHCRLCGRCVRRLDHHCVWINSCVGEQNHQAFILALSFFMLTSVYGITLTLHTVCRGRTPFVALFYCPGAYSDYSSALSFTCVWYCAIVTAGMGYILLIQLLNISYNVTEREARLALRDNTGRRLLGGLVIDTGQYNRGFLCNWGHFLSLGSSPPQRSAEDIV
- the ZDHHC23 gene encoding palmitoyltransferase ZDHHC23 isoform X2 codes for the protein MEEPLCCCEYVDRRGERNHLAACCCDCEDLDEGCERWLTCRSLPPGALERIADTVADRLRVPWFAGAVKINVSLVPPLVLLPVFLHVAALHFLLGLVVLTSLPVVVLWYYYLTHRRKERTLFFLSLGLFSLGYMYYVFLQEVVPRGYVGYSQVVALTCGLILMLAALSRAKKDPGYLPIPASNEKSSHQVLPNKSVRGSSNGLHGVTVSGAASGRAVNGEAKGYSRMSAGEPEGVKKDWCAKCQLVRPARAGHCRLCGRCVRRLDHHCVWINSCVGEQNHQAFILALSFFMLTSVYGITLTLHTVCRGRTPFVALFYCPGAYSDYSALLKISCDSPLSAHDRD